One window from the genome of Bacteroidota bacterium encodes:
- a CDS encoding T9SS type A sorting domain-containing protein — MKQTDFNGNEEYSRTVSIDLNKPDELTLEVYPNPVVGPFINVSISGSRNQEVELKIVDMLGKEQYSQNITLNDRVASVAIKNDHFISGIYYVIVNSGTKDRVFKKIMIQ, encoded by the coding sequence TTGAAACAAACTGACTTCAATGGCAATGAAGAATACTCAAGAACTGTTTCTATAGATCTGAATAAACCTGATGAATTAACTTTGGAAGTTTATCCGAATCCGGTAGTCGGTCCGTTCATTAACGTTAGCATTTCCGGAAGTCGAAATCAGGAAGTCGAACTGAAGATCGTTGATATGCTTGGTAAAGAGCAATACTCTCAAAACATCACATTGAACGACAGAGTTGCTTCCGTTGCGATCAAGAATGATCACTTCATTTCAGGAATCTATTATGTTATTGTAAATAGCGGAACGAAGGACAGGGTGTTTAAGAAAATTATGATTCAATAG
- a CDS encoding SUMF1/EgtB/PvdO family nonheme iron enzyme translates to MKIHPHNASMEVNSVYKTKRFVNKIKTSLILVFSILSLNGIVSANNLQITGISVNQTAKTVSFSVSWDNSWNIAGTGVPNNWDAVWIFIKYKDCNATSAIPFTHGALSNVLANHTIPASLEAMTSVNWNGTSGITESVAQGATLDFTDGIMLRPKVTGTGTLAASTVVLNVPALPGPGTNLSVNVFGIEMVYVPQGDFTIGDGSGTTAAVNSFLGSNVLNSASMTVTGAFETGTSTFYMNNEPVGSVLTVNNVSAAFPKGNYGFYMTKYEITEGQYMEFLNTLGTAQQTTRAPGSFGTNRNQLQQAVLPYSTTRPDRAQNFLGWADVTAYLDWACLRPGSETEFEKACRGNGSTLGEYAWGNLVIAPGTTFAGAATENGTETFIAGNCTYGNGTYTNGDGAIGPARVGIYATSSSTRQTAGASYFGIMDMSGNVMEYYVGIHSTPASNALTRTWGNGALDAAGQHDVTTWPANNTTATNGSAANLIGLRGGAYNNGIAQLQVSDRNYMYNNPNQIGRNAQNGGRGIR, encoded by the coding sequence ATGAAAATTCATCCACACAATGCCTCTATGGAGGTGAATTCTGTTTACAAAACAAAACGCTTTGTAAATAAAATCAAAACAAGTTTAATACTTGTTTTCTCAATTCTATCCCTAAATGGAATTGTATCAGCAAACAATCTTCAGATCACCGGTATCTCCGTGAATCAGACTGCAAAGACAGTTTCTTTCTCTGTGTCATGGGATAATAGCTGGAACATTGCCGGTACCGGAGTTCCTAACAACTGGGATGCAGTATGGATCTTTATTAAGTATAAAGATTGTAATGCTACATCAGCTATTCCATTTACACATGGAGCTTTAAGTAATGTACTTGCGAATCATACTATTCCTGCTTCACTGGAAGCAATGACTTCTGTCAACTGGAATGGTACATCAGGTATTACTGAAAGCGTTGCTCAAGGTGCAACACTTGATTTTACGGATGGTATTATGTTGCGTCCAAAAGTTACAGGTACCGGAACTCTGGCTGCCTCAACTGTTGTACTAAACGTTCCTGCCCTTCCTGGTCCGGGAACAAACTTAAGCGTAAATGTTTTCGGAATAGAAATGGTTTACGTTCCTCAAGGTGATTTTACAATTGGTGATGGTAGCGGTACTACTGCTGCTGTAAATAGTTTCCTTGGTTCAAACGTTCTGAACTCTGCATCTATGACAGTTACAGGTGCTTTTGAAACAGGTACATCTACTTTTTATATGAACAACGAACCGGTTGGTTCTGTACTTACAGTAAATAACGTATCGGCTGCTTTTCCAAAAGGCAATTACGGATTCTATATGACAAAGTATGAAATTACAGAAGGTCAGTATATGGAATTCCTGAACACACTTGGAACTGCACAACAAACTACCCGTGCACCGGGAAGCTTTGGTACAAACAGAAATCAACTTCAACAAGCAGTACTTCCATATTCAACAACTCGTCCCGACAGAGCTCAAAACTTTTTAGGATGGGCTGATGTTACTGCATATCTTGATTGGGCATGTTTACGTCCGGGATCAGAAACAGAATTTGAAAAAGCTTGTCGTGGTAACGGATCAACTTTAGGTGAATATGCCTGGGGAAATCTTGTTATCGCCCCGGGAACAACTTTCGCAGGTGCTGCAACGGAAAATGGAACAGAAACTTTCATCGCCGGAAATTGCACATATGGTAACGGTACTTATACTAACGGTGACGGTGCCATTGGACCTGCACGTGTTGGGATCTATGCTACATCAAGCAGTACTCGTCAGACAGCAGGTGCTTCTTATTTCGGTATCATGGATATGAGTGGAAATGTAATGGAATATTATGTTGGTATTCACTCAACGCCTGCTTCTAATGCTTTGACTCGTACATGGGGAAATGGAGCACTTGATGCTGCAGGTCAACATGATGTTACTACATGGCCTGCCAATAACACAACTGCGACTAACGGTAGTGCTGCAAACTTAATCGGTTTACGCGGCGGTGCTTATAACAACGGTATTGCACAGCTTCAGGTATCTGATAGAAACTATATGTATAATAACCCGAACCAAATTGGTAGAAATGCTCAAAATGGCGGACGGGGTATCAGATAA
- a CDS encoding T9SS type A sorting domain-containing protein yields MADTMLATVIVTDSNNCIQSDSISIIVDICTNTNNLHGDLISIGPNPCHEILNIYNIFQQIRIGSIRIQILDMTGRVVEMIDVTGSEYSVKIDVTHLENGIYLIKLSSNDFSSSAMFVKN; encoded by the coding sequence GTGGCAGATACAATGCTAGCTACTGTCATTGTTACAGATAGTAACAACTGTATTCAATCAGACAGCATATCCATTATTGTTGACATATGTACAAATACTAATAATCTTCACGGTGATTTAATTTCAATTGGCCCAAATCCTTGCCATGAAATATTGAACATATATAATATTTTTCAACAAATAAGAATCGGCTCAATCAGAATCCAAATTTTGGACATGACTGGAAGAGTTGTTGAAATGATAGATGTGACAGGTTCTGAATATTCAGTCAAGATTGATGTCACTCATCTTGAAAATGGTATATATTTAATCAAATTATCCTCGAACGATTTTTCCAGTAGCGCAATGTTCGTTAAAAACTAG